A region of the Bradysia coprophila strain Holo2 unplaced genomic scaffold, BU_Bcop_v1 contig_232, whole genome shotgun sequence genome:
ttattttatgtagGTGCTTTGACAGCTCCCGCAAGTTCtttgttttcttcaaaatatttcacgTCATTGTTTTGACAACTCAAATTAATATCCTTGGAAGAGACTTATGAACCAATCTAAATACCCACGCCTTTAATTAGACTGGTCAAAACCGTACTTGAAGAAATTATAGACTCAttcaaaatttcgtaaaatttaagGCTCCGAACAGCtcgacctgaaacctgaagcTTAGACTgaactgaaattaaattaacaaattttactTGACCTGAATTTACTTGAAACCTGAAGTTCAGGTCAGATTTCATGTATCTAAGATTTTTTAGGTATACCTGAAATCCGACCTGATTTACCTCCACTTTTActgattttcagatttaaaGTAATTTCAGTCATATCAGTTCAgatcttagagtaattatacctagagaggtatttcgtacgatagaatgtggtcccgacatcagtttgtataagattcacatttcgtacaattttacgtAGAGCTTTTACTAACACATGTAGGCGTTGACAATTTTGATAGTTGtcagttttgtattttctaAATCGCGTACctctattttgaaattttgtttgaaatcattcgcaataataataattaaatatggTGCAAATGTGATTCATTACGGGATGCCAAGGTAAAGGAATCAAGGGCAATGCCTGTTCATTTTTCCGGTGATTTTATGcgcttaataaaaaaattgcgcGATTTGCatgtttgttgatttgtagTTTTCCTTCAAGAGACCGATTGCCCAACTAATTTGCTGCATAAAACAACACGGGtcaatttctattattttcgttgtgttAAACCTGTTAAACACAATGTGTTTGTTGATATCAGTTCATATCAGTGGTATGTAAAAGGTTCACGTTTTAAAAAGAATCCTTCTCGCAtgcacatttaaattttttgcgttaatttgcccaccaatttagtagggaaaaacttacactatcaaatattacgtatttcatgtcgggaccacaaattttacgtaattctgttcgtaatttcctctctaggtataattactctaaggttcAGATTCAAATTTTCGCCGGTTGACCTTGATAACGTCTCTGACAATAATTGCCCCTCACACCTTCATCGCTGCAAACTATTCGTAGAGCCAACTTCAGACgacaatttcattgttttgctttaattttttcggtgtGACACTTACAATCTCAGTCGAACATTCGAGGCCACACCGCCGGTATAAATAATAAAGATATTGTATTCACTGTGCATATTTTGCTAATATAAGCGAGTCATTTTTACGCAAATAATCGCAGTCGTTTTGCATCACAAATGTAAGTTccgaaataaatattattctaCGCAGCACAAGATACCGATGTCGTAGAAGGTGTTGGTATCTCGTAACTTTTGTTATCGCACCGTCTTAATTCGGCTCGTAtatgttttgcatttaataGATTCGTACGAAAATGGCGTGTCCGATTAATGAAGAGgaactgaaaaaattgaaagttttcgTCGATGTGTGTTCTGCAAATCCAGTGCTTCTAAATCTGCCGCAATTGAGTTTTTTCAAAGCATTCATTGAGAAGATGGGTGGTAGAGTACCAAGTGACAGTTCATTTAGTCCACCGTaagttttacgaaaaaaaacgcTTTCCGTTACTCAGCCATTCATCTAATTGTACATTCCAGGCCGCCACAACCACAACCTCAACCCGCTGCAGCTGAGGCAGATTCCGAGCCAGACTCATTTTCCGAatctgaagaaaaaattgaaagtgaaCCAGAGTCCGATATCGATATTGATCGTGAGGGATGTGTCGAACCAGACACCGTAAACGATACACAAAAAATGGGTGACGTAGCGAAAACGCCGACTGAAGAGGAACAGGATCAGGCGAGCGACATTCGGGCAAAGGCTAATAGCGCCTATTCCCAACAAAATTTCGATGAAGCCATTTCATTATACACCGATGCCATACAACTGAATCCAACGAACGCCTTGTTCTACGCAAAACGGGGTCAAGCATTTCTAAAACTGAGCCGACCGAACGCTTGCATCAAAGATTGTAACCGAGCATTGGAATTGAATTGTGACTCTGCAGCTGCCTACAAATTCCGTGGACGTGCAAATCGATTGCTGGGCAATTGGGAAGATTCAGCTAAGGATTTGCGGCAGGCGTGCAAAATCGACTTTGATGAAGAAGCCGACGAATGGTTGCGCGAAGTAACGCCCAATGCTAAGAAAATTGAAGTCCATCGCGTCAAACAGGAGCGTAGAAAGGCCGAAAAAGAACTGCGCGAACGACAAGAACGTGTGAAGAGAGCCCAGAAGGCCAACGAGAAAGCCAAAGCCAAAGCTAGCAAGCAAGCGAAGAAGGAACCATCCGGAATGGGTGGAATGGGAGGAATGCCATTTTCGAATCCGGAAATATTGGAAGCTTTCAAAGATCCTGAAGTCTCTGCAGCCTTCCAAGACATCATGACCAATCCCGGCAACATAATGAAATACCAAAACAATCCAAAAGTCATGAAGTTGGTTACATTGGTAGGACAATCAATGGGAGGAATGGGCGGAATGGGAGGTATGGGTGGAATGGGCGGAATGGGTGGAATGCCGAATTTCGGTGGTGATGCTACTGGTGGTCCTAAACGCTCAACAGATTTTCAAGATGACGGATTGGATTAAGTGACGTACTAACACAATACTTTGCAGGCATTTCTTcgcaatttgaaaataattttaatttttttacattagcatttttcggttgaaaaacACACATAATACAAATTGGAATATGatataaatggaaaatatgaaaatgatagTTTCTAACGCCCACAGACcgttgttttcaatttaaaataaaaaacttattGAGCACAAAGACAACAGGCGGCGAGATGTTGAAGAACAGGAGTAAAGCAACACTTTCTCTCATTTCTTCAGCAAAATGTAAGGTGGATATTTTGCACCAACAACTAACATTACCACGAGCTAAGTTTAACATCAAAAGATTGTCAAGGTAAGACTACGTGCAAATTCTGAAGTATCTATTGCATTTCGTACATCATAAGAATCTAAGAAAAAAGTCATAACCTCCCATTGGAACAAAACAAATCCGACAACATCTAACACAATCTTAATAAGTGGAGTAGATTCAACAAGAGATTagttttgaagttttttttttaaatctactCTCGAGTCTACTCTATCTTATTGAGATGCTGGCTTAACATAAGACTAATTATGTGAAATACCAGATTATGTTTACTTAGCCTTGTGGTTGTATGATGACAATAAAGAAGAGTTAAACATTTACCTTTACACAATGGCCCGAGGGGTCACCGACTTCCAGGATTATCTGGGAGTTTTCAAggataattttgaaataaatacccCCTCGCAATGGTCATTGGTCAAGCAGGTTTTTGTATTAACTGAGGAGAGTTATGCACCAACCGtcacaaaaagacatttcccaaataaaaaaatttcggttctTTCCTCAACTATATTCGGTAAACTATTTGGAtgttcatgttaaaaaaaaagaaacgaaatgcATTACGAAACGGAACGTTATTATTGTGAAGATGCAACACACATCATCGAAACAAAGCGTAACAGCCGTTTAATGACGTTGAGTTCAAAACTCGCACTGTTATTACCGATTGTACACACACATTTCCTCTATTTTACATCGGCAGAATCATAGAAAAAatagcaaacaaaaaattaaaatttttgtttttaaaatagcAGAGAAATTATACAAAGTGCTCTCGTTCGGAATAAAATCGACTAACAAAAATAGCTACTTCAGTTGAGTGTCAAATGGGACGTGGATAACATCTCGcttacacacaaaataaaaagacgaaattttattttgcttcatCGAAAGTGTGTAGTTCAAATGCAATTTATCAATCCCAGCCAGTGAtttcaaattatatttaatgTTCGATTTAAATCAAATCGATGTGGTAATCAGACAAG
Encoded here:
- the LOC119077069 gene encoding hsc70-interacting protein 1-like codes for the protein MACPINEEELKKLKVFVDVCSANPVLLNLPQLSFFKAFIEKMGGRVPSDSSFSPPPPQPQPQPAAAEADSEPDSFSESEEKIESEPESDIDIDREGCVEPDTVNDTQKMGDVAKTPTEEEQDQASDIRAKANSAYSQQNFDEAISLYTDAIQLNPTNALFYAKRGQAFLKLSRPNACIKDCNRALELNCDSAAAYKFRGRANRLLGNWEDSAKDLRQACKIDFDEEADEWLREVTPNAKKIEVHRVKQERRKAEKELRERQERVKRAQKANEKAKAKASKQAKKEPSGMGGMGGMPFSNPEILEAFKDPEVSAAFQDIMTNPGNIMKYQNNPKVMKLVTLVGQSMGGMGGMGGMGGMGGMGGMPNFGGDATGGPKRSTDFQDDGLD